Proteins encoded together in one Orbaceae bacterium lpD01 window:
- a CDS encoding serine hydrolase: MKKKSPSQTSRHVLQRYSCAFILLSVSSSVFAQLPFPTPDAPKLDAEAYILIDEKSGDILNEYNADVRRDPASLTKLMTSYVIGEALKSGRIKDTDVVTVGKAAWATGNPVLKGSSLMFLKPGDQVSVADLNRGIIIQSGNDASIAMAEYIAGSQDSFVNLMNNYVTKLGLTNTHFETVHGLDAPGQYTSARDMALLGKSLYDNLPNEYVIYKQKEFTFNNIKQTNRNGLLWDSSLNVDGMKTGHTNAAGYNLVASATEGNTRLISVVLGGRTFKGREEESKKLLTWGFRFFETATPVKANEPVVSERIWYGDSNQIKLGSPVDLYLTIPRGQAGEIKVTYILANQYLKAPIAAGTEVGTLQFKLGDKVIAEKPLLTLEQVDETGFFSRMLDYLKLKFTQWF; this comes from the coding sequence ATGAAAAAAAAATCTCCGTCACAGACTTCTCGTCATGTTCTACAACGTTACTCTTGTGCTTTTATACTTCTCAGCGTTAGCAGCTCGGTTTTTGCTCAGTTACCGTTCCCAACTCCTGATGCACCTAAATTGGATGCCGAAGCGTATATTCTTATCGATGAAAAATCGGGCGATATCTTGAATGAATACAATGCTGATGTCAGAAGAGATCCAGCCAGTCTAACAAAACTAATGACCAGCTACGTGATTGGCGAAGCACTTAAATCTGGACGGATTAAAGATACCGATGTTGTGACAGTGGGTAAAGCGGCCTGGGCTACCGGTAACCCGGTTTTAAAAGGTTCTTCACTAATGTTTTTAAAACCCGGTGATCAAGTGAGTGTGGCCGATCTCAACCGCGGTATTATCATTCAATCTGGTAATGATGCTTCAATCGCTATGGCTGAATATATAGCCGGAAGTCAGGACTCATTTGTCAACCTGATGAATAATTATGTCACGAAGTTAGGGTTGACTAACACCCATTTTGAAACGGTTCATGGCCTCGATGCACCGGGCCAATACACATCAGCTCGTGACATGGCATTACTGGGTAAATCGCTATATGACAACCTACCAAATGAGTACGTTATTTATAAACAAAAAGAGTTTACCTTCAATAATATTAAACAGACGAACCGTAATGGCCTATTGTGGGACTCCTCACTTAATGTTGATGGAATGAAAACAGGCCATACCAATGCCGCAGGTTACAATCTGGTCGCCTCAGCGACAGAAGGCAATACGCGTTTGATTTCCGTGGTACTGGGTGGACGAACCTTTAAAGGTCGTGAAGAAGAGAGCAAAAAATTACTGACCTGGGGATTTCGTTTCTTTGAAACAGCCACCCCCGTCAAAGCCAATGAACCTGTGGTGTCTGAACGAATCTGGTATGGTGATAGTAATCAAATCAAATTAGGCTCACCCGTTGATCTGTATCTCACCATACCGCGCGGTCAGGCTGGTGAGATTAAAGTCACCTATATACTGGCTAATCAATATCTTAAAGCACCGATTGCTGCTGGTACAGAGGTGGGGACACTGCAATTTAAACTGGGTGATAAAGTGATTGCCGAAAAACCACTACTGACCTTAGAGCAAGTGGATGAAACCGGCTTCTTTAGTCGCATGTTGGATTATCTTAAACTTAAATTTACCCAATGGTTCTAA
- the rlmM gene encoding 23S rRNA (cytidine(2498)-2'-O)-methyltransferase RlmM: MQILNKVILYCRSGFEKECAAEITDKAAQLDVYGFAKVKENSAYVIFECYEPEQAQILITKIAFRSLIFARQMFLAGDLFAHLPVEDRITPILQALESGLKGAGDLRVEVADTNEGKALAGFCRKFTVPLRQALRNERLLSKTENRKKPVIHVFFITSNCCYVGYSYTNNNSPFYMGIPRLKYPTDAPSRSTLKLEEAFHIFIAYEEWDERIASGMNAVDLGACPGGWTYQLVKRSMMVYAIDNGAMDQKLMDTGQVKHYREDGFKFVPKKFNISWVVCDMVEKPMRVTELMAHWLINGWCREAIFNLKLPMKKRYEEVKQNLQFLTEQLTTNGVHAVVQAKQLYHDREEITVHVQRIWGSGVPEQ, encoded by the coding sequence ATGCAGATCTTAAATAAAGTTATTTTATATTGTCGTAGTGGGTTTGAAAAAGAGTGTGCGGCAGAAATCACCGATAAGGCCGCACAGTTAGACGTGTATGGTTTTGCCAAAGTAAAAGAAAACAGCGCTTATGTAATCTTTGAATGTTATGAACCAGAACAAGCACAGATACTGATTACCAAGATTGCTTTTCGCTCTTTAATTTTTGCTCGCCAGATGTTTCTGGCCGGTGACCTCTTCGCTCATTTACCGGTCGAAGATCGTATTACGCCAATTCTTCAAGCGCTTGAGAGCGGTCTAAAAGGGGCGGGCGATTTAAGAGTTGAAGTGGCCGATACTAATGAGGGTAAAGCATTAGCTGGATTTTGTCGTAAATTTACGGTTCCACTACGTCAGGCTTTGCGTAATGAACGCTTACTCTCCAAAACTGAAAATCGTAAAAAGCCGGTTATTCATGTTTTCTTTATTACCAGTAATTGTTGTTATGTTGGTTACTCTTATACTAATAATAACTCACCTTTTTATATGGGCATTCCGAGACTTAAATATCCAACGGATGCGCCGAGTCGTTCAACCTTAAAATTAGAAGAAGCCTTTCATATCTTTATTGCCTATGAGGAGTGGGATGAACGGATTGCCTCGGGCATGAATGCGGTTGATTTGGGCGCGTGTCCGGGTGGTTGGACTTATCAGTTGGTTAAGCGTAGTATGATGGTTTACGCGATTGATAACGGCGCGATGGATCAAAAACTAATGGATACCGGACAGGTCAAACATTATCGTGAAGACGGCTTTAAGTTTGTACCGAAAAAATTTAATATTAGCTGGGTGGTCTGTGACATGGTTGAAAAACCGATGAGAGTCACTGAGTTAATGGCGCACTGGTTAATTAATGGTTGGTGCCGGGAAGCGATATTTAACTTAAAGCTGCCGATGAAAAAGCGTTATGAAGAGGTTAAGCAGAATTTGCAGTTTTTAACTGAGCAACTGACAACCAATGGCGTTCATGCGGTTGTCCAGGCTAAACAGTTATATCATGACAGGGAAGAGATAACCGTTCATGTGCAGCGGATTTGGGGAAGTGGCGTACCCGAGCAGTAA
- the miaB gene encoding tRNA (N6-isopentenyl adenosine(37)-C2)-methylthiotransferase MiaB, with product MNKKLYIKTWGCQMNEYDSSKMADLLAATHGYQLTEDSEEADILLLNTCSIREKAQEKVFHQLGRWKNLKKTNPDVVIGVGGCVASQEGELIRQRAPFVDIIFGPQTFHRLPEMINRVRNANEYIVDVSFPEIEKFDRMPEPRSEGPTAFVSIMEGCNKYCTYCVVPYTRGEEVSRPCDDVLFEIAQLAEQGVREVNLLGQNVNAYRGKTHDDDICSFAELLRLVATIDGIDRIRFTTSHPIEFTDDIVEVYADTPELVSYLHLPVQSGADRILNLMKRSHTALEYKSIIRKLHKARPGIQISSDFIVGFPGETQEDFEQTMKLIAEVNFDLSYSFVYSARPGTPASEMPDDIPEEEKKQRLYLLQQRINQQAMAFSRQMLGTVQRILVEGTSKKDIMELTGRTENNRVVNFAGTPDMIGQFVDVEITDVYPNSLRGTVIRTEKEMGLRIDQSPQTVIARTRKENELGVGLYIP from the coding sequence ATGAACAAAAAACTATATATCAAAACCTGGGGTTGCCAGATGAACGAATACGATTCATCTAAAATGGCCGATCTCCTTGCTGCAACCCATGGATATCAACTTACAGAAGATTCTGAAGAAGCCGATATTTTATTACTCAATACCTGTTCGATTCGCGAGAAAGCACAAGAAAAAGTTTTCCATCAATTAGGTCGCTGGAAAAACTTAAAGAAAACCAATCCTGATGTTGTCATTGGTGTCGGTGGTTGTGTTGCCTCTCAAGAAGGTGAGCTGATTAGACAGCGCGCCCCTTTCGTCGATATTATTTTTGGACCACAAACATTTCACCGTTTACCGGAAATGATCAATCGGGTTAGAAACGCCAACGAATATATTGTTGATGTGAGCTTTCCTGAAATTGAAAAATTTGATCGTATGCCAGAGCCTCGTAGCGAAGGCCCGACTGCTTTCGTCTCAATTATGGAAGGTTGTAATAAGTACTGTACTTATTGTGTTGTACCTTATACCCGGGGCGAGGAAGTCAGTCGTCCTTGTGATGACGTACTGTTTGAGATAGCCCAGTTAGCCGAACAAGGTGTGCGTGAAGTCAACTTGTTAGGACAAAACGTCAATGCCTACCGCGGCAAAACCCATGATGATGATATTTGTAGCTTTGCTGAGTTACTCCGTCTTGTGGCAACCATTGATGGGATTGATCGTATCCGCTTTACAACCAGTCACCCGATTGAGTTTACCGATGATATTGTTGAGGTGTATGCCGATACGCCAGAATTAGTCAGCTACTTGCATCTACCGGTACAAAGTGGTGCCGATCGTATTCTTAATTTAATGAAGCGTTCACACACTGCGCTGGAATATAAATCGATCATTCGTAAGCTACACAAAGCACGTCCAGGTATTCAAATTAGCTCAGACTTTATTGTCGGTTTCCCGGGTGAAACCCAAGAAGATTTTGAGCAAACTATGAAACTGATTGCCGAGGTTAACTTCGATTTAAGTTATAGCTTCGTCTACTCTGCACGTCCGGGTACGCCAGCGTCTGAAATGCCAGACGATATCCCAGAAGAGGAGAAAAAACAGCGCCTATATCTGCTTCAGCAACGTATTAATCAGCAAGCCATGGCGTTTAGTCGCCAGATGCTGGGCACTGTGCAGCGTATTCTGGTTGAAGGTACCTCGAAGAAAGATATTATGGAGCTAACGGGACGTACTGAGAACAATCGCGTCGTTAACTTTGCCGGTACACCGGATATGATTGGACAATTTGTCGATGTTGAAATCACTGATGTCTATCCAAATTCATTACGCGGTACTGTAATTAGAACGGAAAAAGAGATGGGATTGCGCATTGATCAATCACCACAAACCGTGATTGCCAGAACTAGAAAAGAGAATGAGCTCGGTGTGGGTCTTTATATCCCCTAA
- the mrdB gene encoding peptidoglycan glycosyltransferase MrdB (rod shape-determining protein RodA), translated as MKEKKVSFWTKIHIDPLFLLFTLILLAYSAYIMWSASGQDPAMMQRKTIQIMLGLFVMLLMAQFPPRFYEQWAPYLYIVCLILLVLVDVMGHTSKGAQRWLNLGFIRFQPSEIAKIAVPLMVARFINRDGCPPSFKNTLLTLIIIAIPTLLVAMQPDLGTSILIAASGLFIIFLAGISWRLITTACILVASFVPIMWFFLMHDYQRERVNTLFNPELDPLGKGYHIIQSKTAIGSGGIWGKGWLEGTQSQLEFLPERHTDFIFSVIAEEFGFIGAIVLLTLFLCLISRGLIIAAQAQTAFGRILAGGLTLIFFIYVFINIGMVSGILPVVGVPLPLISYGGSSLIALMASFGIIMSIHTHKRMLSKNI; from the coding sequence ATGAAAGAAAAAAAAGTCTCGTTTTGGACAAAGATCCATATCGACCCGCTATTTCTACTTTTTACACTGATATTACTCGCCTATAGCGCCTATATCATGTGGAGTGCCAGTGGTCAGGATCCGGCGATGATGCAACGAAAAACGATCCAAATCATGCTGGGTTTATTTGTGATGCTGCTAATGGCGCAGTTTCCACCGCGGTTTTATGAACAGTGGGCACCTTATCTATATATTGTTTGTCTCATCTTGCTCGTACTAGTTGACGTGATGGGGCATACAAGTAAAGGGGCTCAACGTTGGCTTAACCTCGGTTTCATTCGCTTTCAGCCCTCTGAAATTGCCAAGATTGCGGTACCACTGATGGTCGCCCGTTTTATCAACCGTGATGGCTGCCCACCTTCATTCAAAAATACCCTATTGACCCTGATTATCATTGCGATACCAACCCTGTTAGTGGCTATGCAGCCAGATCTGGGCACCTCCATTCTTATCGCCGCTTCAGGGCTATTTATTATCTTTTTAGCAGGAATTAGCTGGCGCTTAATTACAACAGCGTGCATCTTAGTGGCTAGCTTTGTGCCGATTATGTGGTTTTTCTTGATGCATGATTATCAACGTGAACGCGTCAACACCTTATTCAACCCTGAGCTTGATCCGCTAGGTAAAGGTTACCATATTATCCAGTCGAAAACCGCCATTGGTTCCGGGGGGATCTGGGGCAAAGGCTGGCTAGAGGGCACCCAGTCGCAGTTAGAGTTTTTGCCTGAGCGACACACTGACTTTATCTTCTCGGTGATTGCTGAGGAGTTTGGTTTTATTGGCGCGATAGTCTTGTTAACCCTGTTTTTGTGTCTGATTTCTCGCGGTTTAATTATTGCCGCTCAAGCGCAAACCGCATTTGGCCGAATTCTGGCCGGCGGATTAACCCTCATCTTTTTTATCTATGTCTTTATTAATATCGGTATGGTCAGTGGTATATTGCCTGTAGTTGGTGTACCATTACCGTTAATTAGTTATGGTGGTTCATCATTAATTGCGTTGATGGCAAGTTTCGGTATTATTATGTCAATTCATACCCATAAACGCATGCTTTCTAAGAATATATAA
- a CDS encoding PhoH family protein — protein sequence MNIINQAIILTPADNQRLNSLCGPFNENIKQIEQRLGIEINHRGNQFILMGSPIAVNATEQILHTLYGLTQLKGHIQDITPEQVHLAIKESGFLDKLDAHIPQYGKSINIRTKRGVIKPRTQNQAQYIAHILDNDITFGVGPAGTGKTYLAVAAAVDALEKQQIRRILLTRPAVEAGEKLGFLPGDLSQKVDPYLRPLYDALFEMLGFEKVEKLIEKNVIEVAPLAYMRGRTLNDAFIILDESQNTTIEQMKMFLTRIGFNSKAVITGDITQIDLPRNQKSGLRHAIEVLNEVDDISFNFFQSEDVVRHPVVAKIVNAYEKWEQTEQLRKQALIEKRKQQANNENNNGIHRD from the coding sequence TTGAACATCATTAACCAAGCCATTATATTAACGCCCGCTGATAATCAAAGATTAAATAGTCTCTGTGGGCCGTTTAATGAAAATATCAAACAAATTGAGCAGCGTCTTGGTATTGAGATCAATCATCGCGGTAATCAATTTATACTGATGGGCTCACCAATAGCCGTTAATGCTACCGAGCAGATATTACACACCCTCTATGGTCTGACGCAGTTAAAAGGCCATATTCAAGACATTACCCCTGAGCAGGTTCATTTAGCGATTAAAGAGAGCGGTTTTTTAGACAAGCTCGATGCCCACATCCCACAATATGGTAAATCAATCAATATTCGGACTAAACGTGGGGTGATTAAACCCAGAACACAAAATCAGGCGCAATATATTGCACATATTCTGGATAACGATATCACCTTTGGCGTAGGCCCTGCTGGGACAGGTAAAACCTATTTGGCTGTTGCTGCCGCAGTAGATGCTTTAGAAAAACAGCAAATTCGCCGTATTCTATTGACCCGTCCGGCAGTTGAAGCGGGTGAAAAACTCGGTTTTTTACCCGGAGATTTGAGTCAAAAAGTCGATCCCTATCTACGTCCTTTATATGATGCCTTATTTGAAATGCTCGGTTTTGAAAAAGTCGAAAAACTAATTGAAAAAAATGTGATTGAAGTTGCCCCACTCGCTTATATGCGTGGGCGTACGCTCAATGATGCGTTTATTATTCTCGATGAAAGTCAAAATACCACAATAGAGCAAATGAAGATGTTTTTAACTCGCATCGGTTTTAATTCAAAAGCGGTGATTACCGGAGACATCACACAAATCGATCTACCAAGAAATCAAAAATCGGGTCTTCGGCACGCGATTGAAGTGCTCAATGAGGTTGACGATATTAGTTTTAACTTTTTCCAGAGTGAAGACGTGGTAAGACATCCCGTTGTCGCTAAAATTGTCAATGCTTACGAAAAATGGGAACAAACTGAACAGCTGCGTAAACAAGCTCTCATCGAAAAACGAAAACAGCAGGCGAACAATGAAAACAATAACGGTATTCACCGTGATTAA
- the ybeD gene encoding DUF493 family protein YbeD, whose translation MKTKLNELLEFPCSFTYKIMGEAKPELVDEVVGVVQKHAPGDYTPTIKPSSKGNYHSISITINATHIDQVETLYKELGDIDIVRMVL comes from the coding sequence ATGAAAACCAAACTAAATGAATTACTTGAATTTCCTTGCTCTTTTACCTATAAAATCATGGGTGAAGCAAAACCTGAACTGGTTGATGAAGTGGTTGGTGTAGTTCAAAAACACGCCCCTGGCGATTATACCCCAACGATAAAACCAAGCAGTAAAGGGAATTATCATTCGATCTCAATTACAATTAATGCAACCCATATTGATCAAGTTGAAACCCTATATAAAGAGCTTGGCGATATCGATATTGTCCGCATGGTGCTGTAA
- the mrdA gene encoding penicillin-binding protein 2: MRRALIAFLGVIVLIVILLITLTHLQITRYSYYSTRSNENRIKVIPIPPNRGIIYDRNGIPLAINNTVYQLEIIPDRIKNLNEQLAELKTIVDLTDEEIDNFQKERRNYPASSSVPLKYKLTEKQIARFVVNQYRFPFISIAGKQHRYYPYATTLTHVLGYVSKINDRDKARLIEERKIKDYIGTSNIGKLGIERYYEDILHGIPGYQEVEVDSRSRIVRQLDESPPKVGEDIYLTIDLKLQQYIERLLAGKRAAVVAINPNNGEVLAMVSSPSYDPNLFVDGISAKEYNALLSDPDKPLFNRTIQGTYPPASTVKPFIAIAALSEGVITTDTVFNDNGYWQLPNTDKRYRDWLRWGHGRVDVTRSLESSVDTFYYRVAYDLGIDRLSKWMTQFGFGERTGIDISSTEENRAIMPNREWKQQRYKQAWLQGDTIPVGIGQGYWTATPLQMAKALTILINDGQTKTPHLLMNTRSTHFGEGLSLNDLPQTMSPLLLSVKEKYWDVAKNGMFKVLYGSQGTARRIFANMPYRAAGKSGTAQVYGLKMDEVYNAKNIPEHLRDHALFIAFAPYDKPNIAISVVIENGGSGSSNGGAVARRILDFYELGDASIQIDESILKMRQGD; this comes from the coding sequence TTGCGTCGCGCCCTGATTGCTTTCTTAGGGGTGATTGTATTGATTGTGATCTTATTAATCACACTGACTCATTTACAGATTACGCGTTACAGCTATTACAGTACACGTTCCAATGAGAATCGAATCAAGGTCATTCCTATTCCCCCCAATCGCGGCATTATCTATGATCGCAATGGTATTCCTTTAGCGATTAATAATACTGTTTATCAGCTGGAAATCATTCCCGATCGCATCAAAAATCTTAACGAACAGTTAGCAGAACTCAAAACCATCGTTGATCTGACTGATGAAGAGATAGATAACTTTCAAAAAGAGCGTCGCAATTATCCAGCCAGTAGTTCGGTACCACTTAAATACAAGCTCACCGAAAAACAGATAGCCCGTTTTGTAGTGAATCAGTATCGCTTTCCGTTTATCAGTATTGCCGGTAAACAGCATCGTTACTACCCTTATGCAACAACCTTAACCCATGTTTTGGGTTACGTATCGAAAATTAATGATAGAGATAAAGCCCGTTTAATCGAAGAACGTAAAATAAAAGACTATATTGGTACCAGCAATATTGGTAAGTTAGGGATTGAACGTTACTATGAAGATATATTACACGGTATCCCTGGCTATCAAGAGGTTGAGGTAGATAGTCGTAGCCGAATTGTTCGTCAATTAGACGAAAGCCCGCCGAAAGTGGGGGAAGATATCTATCTAACTATTGACCTCAAACTACAGCAGTATATTGAACGATTACTTGCCGGTAAACGCGCGGCAGTTGTTGCCATCAATCCCAATAATGGTGAAGTGCTGGCGATGGTCTCAAGCCCAAGTTATGATCCAAATCTGTTTGTCGATGGTATCTCTGCTAAAGAGTATAACGCGTTACTGAGTGATCCGGATAAGCCGCTGTTTAACCGAACTATTCAAGGTACCTACCCGCCAGCCTCTACGGTTAAACCGTTTATCGCAATTGCGGCGCTATCTGAAGGCGTGATTACTACAGACACCGTGTTTAACGATAATGGCTACTGGCAATTACCCAATACCGATAAACGCTATCGTGACTGGCTACGATGGGGACACGGTCGTGTCGATGTGACGCGCTCACTGGAATCCTCTGTCGATACCTTTTACTATCGCGTTGCTTACGATTTAGGCATTGATCGGCTATCTAAATGGATGACTCAATTTGGTTTTGGTGAACGAACCGGAATTGATATCTCTTCCACAGAAGAAAATCGGGCTATTATGCCTAACCGAGAATGGAAGCAACAACGCTATAAGCAGGCCTGGTTACAGGGGGATACCATCCCAGTTGGGATTGGTCAAGGTTATTGGACCGCAACACCACTGCAAATGGCCAAAGCATTAACCATTCTGATTAATGATGGACAAACTAAAACGCCACACTTACTGATGAATACCCGCAGTACGCATTTTGGTGAAGGATTATCGTTAAACGACTTACCACAAACGATGAGCCCCCTGTTATTATCAGTCAAAGAGAAATATTGGGATGTCGCGAAAAATGGGATGTTTAAAGTACTCTACGGTTCACAGGGAACAGCACGTCGAATTTTCGCCAATATGCCTTACCGGGCAGCCGGAAAATCAGGGACTGCGCAAGTCTATGGTTTAAAAATGGATGAAGTCTATAATGCGAAGAATATCCCAGAGCATCTACGCGATCATGCCTTATTTATCGCTTTTGCGCCGTATGATAAACCCAATATCGCTATCTCGGTGGTGATTGAAAACGGTGGCAGCGGCAGTAGTAATGGTGGTGCTGTCGCTAGACGTATTCTGGACTTTTATGAGCTTGGTGATGCATCAATACAGATTGATGAGTCTATTTTAAAAATGAGGCAAGGTGATTAA
- a CDS encoding beta-glucoside-specific PTS transporter subunit IIABC — MKYTELTQQIIHHVGGEKNVISLVHCATRLRFKLRDINKANAEELKKIPGIITVVESGGQFQVVIGNHVAEVFDTIMQTAQFTQHPEDHNEGETSPKTNWLNRFIDIISGIFTPILGIMAGSGVLKGLLALCVAFHLLDMTSGTYRILNATADGFFYFLPIFLAYTAAKKFDANPFLTMAVAAALVYPSIQEKVNAITVATLTQQPLPATETFIFIPISFMSYAYSVIPVIFSSWLIAILQRFFNRIFHSSFRNIVTPMCCLVIVVPLTFMLIGPVTLFLSDLLSQGYQWLYQMNPIIAGIIVGGGWQILVIFGLHWSFIPVMINNLNPHMLGKDLMIPMLVPTVAGQIGAALAVAIKSKDKIQRNIGFSSVFTGIFGITEPAVYGVNLPNRRPFVIGCIAGAIGAAIVGFYGTAVYSMGLASIFTIAQTIPPTGFDMTIWGLILGIIVALIIGFIGTLIFFKPKATESQCQSELSSQKSLTPVPATISKTIQLSSPMQGNVVALTAVNDMTFASELMGKGVAIIPTRGEVVAPADAKIISLFKTKHAIGLLTENNIEILIHIGIDTVKLDGQYFTAHVEPDQQVKRGQKLISFDLEAIKQAGFEVSTPIIITNTDDFIDIIPTDATLVELGDPLLTVTQ, encoded by the coding sequence ATGAAATATACAGAACTGACACAGCAAATTATTCATCATGTTGGTGGTGAAAAAAATGTGATCTCACTGGTTCATTGTGCTACGCGGCTACGCTTTAAATTGCGAGATATCAATAAAGCGAATGCAGAAGAACTAAAAAAGATACCCGGAATTATTACTGTTGTAGAAAGTGGCGGTCAATTTCAGGTTGTCATTGGTAATCATGTCGCTGAGGTTTTTGATACGATCATGCAAACAGCCCAATTTACTCAGCATCCAGAAGATCATAATGAGGGAGAAACCTCGCCTAAGACGAATTGGCTTAATCGATTCATTGATATCATTTCAGGTATATTTACCCCTATTCTCGGTATAATGGCCGGTTCAGGTGTACTTAAAGGGCTACTTGCGTTATGTGTCGCCTTCCATCTTCTCGATATGACATCAGGCACCTATCGCATACTGAACGCAACTGCTGATGGTTTTTTCTACTTTTTACCGATATTTTTAGCCTATACTGCCGCAAAGAAATTTGATGCCAATCCTTTTCTGACTATGGCCGTTGCTGCAGCGCTTGTTTACCCCTCTATACAAGAGAAAGTTAATGCGATTACTGTCGCCACGCTCACCCAGCAGCCATTACCCGCGACAGAGACATTTATATTTATCCCTATTAGCTTTATGAGTTATGCTTATTCGGTTATTCCGGTGATTTTTTCCAGTTGGCTGATCGCAATTTTACAACGATTTTTTAATCGCATCTTCCATAGTTCGTTTCGAAACATTGTTACGCCAATGTGCTGCCTGGTTATCGTTGTGCCGCTTACATTCATGTTGATTGGTCCAGTGACACTGTTTTTATCTGATCTGTTATCGCAAGGTTACCAATGGTTATACCAGATGAACCCAATAATCGCAGGAATTATTGTGGGCGGCGGTTGGCAAATCCTGGTTATTTTTGGTCTGCATTGGAGCTTTATTCCTGTGATGATCAATAACCTTAATCCACATATGCTAGGGAAAGATTTGATGATCCCTATGTTAGTTCCAACGGTGGCAGGACAAATCGGTGCCGCCCTAGCGGTTGCGATTAAATCAAAAGATAAAATACAACGTAATATCGGTTTCTCATCTGTTTTTACCGGAATATTTGGTATCACTGAGCCGGCTGTTTATGGTGTTAATCTACCTAATCGGCGACCTTTTGTGATTGGTTGTATTGCTGGGGCTATTGGCGCCGCTATCGTTGGTTTTTATGGCACTGCAGTTTACTCAATGGGATTAGCCAGCATCTTTACGATTGCCCAAACAATCCCACCAACCGGATTCGATATGACAATTTGGGGATTAATATTAGGCATTATCGTGGCATTAATCATCGGTTTTATCGGGACGTTAATCTTCTTTAAACCGAAAGCCACCGAGTCACAATGTCAATCTGAATTGTCATCACAAAAATCGTTAACGCCAGTGCCAGCCACAATATCAAAAACGATTCAATTATCAAGTCCCATGCAGGGCAATGTGGTTGCCCTAACCGCGGTGAACGATATGACTTTCGCCAGTGAGCTAATGGGTAAAGGTGTGGCCATCATACCGACGCGAGGAGAAGTCGTTGCCCCTGCCGATGCTAAAATTATCTCACTCTTTAAAACCAAGCATGCCATCGGTTTACTGACCGAAAATAATATTGAAATACTGATTCATATTGGTATCGATACCGTCAAATTAGATGGCCAATATTTTACCGCGCATGTAGAGCCCGATCAGCAAGTTAAACGCGGTCAAAAACTAATCAGCTTTGATCTGGAGGCTATTAAACAAGCGGGCTTTGAAGTGAGTACCCCTATCATTATCACCAATACCGATGACTTTATTGACATCATACCGACCGATGCCACATTGGTTGAGTTAGGTGATCCACTATTAACTGTGACTCAATAA
- a CDS encoding PRD domain-containing protein → MKNIIHKILNNNVIVCLNQYNQEVIIMGRGIGFKKRVGEPFDKQLEEKRFELSADDNASVMKDLLSEIPLEVVTTAEKIIAYAKEQLPGKLNNSLYISLTDHINFAISRFKQGLTIPNSFIWEIKKLYPQEYLVSLQALKIINQRLNVKLPEDEAGFIAFHLITAQLNDATSNIERVTKIIREILSIVKYFFNMEFDEDNLFYQRFVTHLKFFAQRVLTQSFVSHEDPALCDLFKAKYPQSYLCTEKISLHLSQIYQHPLTEDEKIFLTIHIERLNQNDKK, encoded by the coding sequence ATGAAAAATATCATTCATAAGATTCTCAACAATAATGTCATTGTTTGTCTCAATCAATATAATCAAGAAGTCATTATTATGGGACGTGGTATCGGATTTAAAAAAAGAGTCGGTGAACCATTCGATAAGCAGCTAGAAGAAAAACGCTTCGAACTCAGTGCCGACGATAATGCGTCAGTGATGAAAGATCTGTTATCGGAAATTCCTCTTGAAGTCGTCACAACAGCAGAGAAAATTATTGCCTACGCGAAAGAGCAGCTACCTGGTAAGCTAAATAATAGCCTCTATATCTCTTTAACTGATCATATTAATTTTGCTATTTCACGCTTCAAACAGGGACTCACTATTCCCAATAGTTTTATTTGGGAAATAAAAAAATTGTATCCACAAGAATATCTGGTGAGCTTGCAAGCCTTAAAGATTATCAACCAAAGACTCAATGTTAAGCTGCCAGAAGATGAAGCTGGTTTTATTGCTTTTCATCTCATTACCGCCCAGCTCAATGACGCGACCTCGAATATTGAAAGAGTAACTAAAATTATTCGTGAAATCTTAAGTATTGTAAAATATTTTTTTAATATGGAGTTTGATGAAGATAATCTCTTTTATCAACGCTTTGTTACTCATCTTAAATTTTTTGCTCAGCGAGTACTAACACAGAGCTTTGTTTCACATGAGGATCCTGCACTTTGTGATTTATTCAAAGCGAAATATCCGCAATCTTATCTGTGTACTGAAAAAATAAGTCTTCATTTATCACAAATCTATCAACATCCATTGACCGAAGATGAAAAAATTTTTCTCACCATTCATATTGAACGCCTGAATCAGAATGATAAAAAATGA